One genomic region from Lycorma delicatula isolate Av1 chromosome 1, ASM4794821v1, whole genome shotgun sequence encodes:
- the RpS6 gene encoding ribosomal protein S6, with translation MKLNVSYPATGCQKLFEITDDHKLRMFYEKRMGAEVEADGLGDEWKGYVVRVAGGNDKQGFPMKQGVLTNSRVRLLLSKGHSCYRPRRDGERKRKSVRGCIVDSNLSVLALIIVRKGENEIPGLTDITIPRRLGPKRASKIRKLFNLSKEDDVRQYVVKRPLQQKEGKKERFKAPKIQRLITPVTLQRKRHRLALKKQRRLKKKEQASDYAKLLAQRQKEAKVRHQEEIKRRRSASMRDSKSSTQPGK, from the exons ATGAAg TTGAACGTTTCATATCCGGCTACAGGATGCCAGAAGTTATTCGAAATAACGGATGACCATAAGCTCCGTATGTTCTATGAAAAGCGTATGGGTGCTGAAGTAGAAGCTGACGGTCTTGGTGATGAATGGAAAGGATACGTTGTGAGAGTTGCCGGTGGTAACGATAAACAAGGATTTCCCATGAAACAAGGAGTTCTGACGAACA GCAGAGTTAGACTTCTCCTGTCAAAAGGACACTCGTGCTATCGTCCACGTCGTGATGGtgaaagaaaaaggaaatctGTTAGAGGATGTATAGTTGATTCTAACCTTAGTGTTCTGGCACTCATTATCGTTCGCAAAGGTGAAAat GAGATACCAGGATTAACTGATATTACAATTCCACGTCGTTTAGGACCAAAAAGAGcctcaaaaattagaaaattgtttaatttatctaaagAAGATGATGTTAGGCAATACGTGGTAAAACGCCCATTGCAACAGAAAGAGGGTAAGAAGGAAAGGTTCAAGGCACCTAAGATCCAACGTTTAATTACTCCAGTTACACTtcag AGAAAGAGACATCGTTTAGCTCTGAAGAAACAGCGCCGATTGAAGAAGAAGGAACAAGCATCTGACTATGCCAAATTGCTTGCCCAGCGGCAAAAGGAAGCTAAAGTACGACATCAAGAAGAGATTAAGCGGCGGCGCTCTGCTTCAATGCGTGATTCAAAATCATCCACTCAACCCGGAAAATAG